A stretch of Acidovorax sp. RAC01 DNA encodes these proteins:
- a CDS encoding Tex family protein, with protein MQQIIRQLAAEIRVNEQQVRAAVELLDGGATVPFIARYRKEVTGGLDDIQLRELEARLSYLRELDDRRATVLKSIDEQGKLTDALRAAIAAAPTKQELEDIYLPFKQKRRTKGQIAREFGIEPLADKLFADPTLDPAAEAAAFTKPPEVLDDGKPGADFSTVPAVLDGVRDILSERWAEDPALLQSLREWLWAEGLLRSKKVEGKNENDPEVSKFRDYFEYDEPIGRVPSHRALAVFRGRGLEILEAKLVLPVEPEPGKPSLAEGKIALHLGWSHAGRKADDLIRKCVAWTWRVKLSLSTERDLFARLRDDAEKVAIKVFADNLRDLLLAAPAGPRVVMGLDPGIRTGVKVAVVDATGKLVETATVYPHEPKRDWDGSLFTLAKLVEKHGVNLIAIGNGTASRETDKLAADLIKMAAKAERAIEKVVVSEAGASVYSASEYASQEMPDVDVSLRGAASIARRLQDPLAELVKIDPKSIGVGQYQHDVNQSELARTLGTVVEDCVNSVGVDLNTASVPLLSRVSGLSGSVAKAVVRWREANGAFKSRKQLMDVAGLGAKTFEQSAGFLRIRGGDNPLDMTGVHPETYPVVEQIMEKTGKPVAELMGRADMLKTLKPELFANEKFGVITVKDILAELEKPGRDPRPDFKVARFNDGVEDIKDLKEGMILEGTVSNVAQFGAFIDLGVHQDGLVHVSQLAHKFVNDAREVVKTGDIVKVKVMEVDVERKRIGLSMKLGDAPPRQGGDRGAPRDNRFEGAGRGYAQPQRRAPEPSQQSAMASAFAKLQQVKGR; from the coding sequence ATGCAGCAGATCATCCGGCAGCTGGCCGCAGAAATCAGGGTCAATGAACAACAGGTGCGTGCAGCGGTGGAGCTGCTCGATGGCGGTGCCACCGTGCCGTTCATCGCGCGTTATCGCAAGGAAGTCACAGGCGGGCTCGACGATATCCAGCTGCGCGAGCTGGAGGCACGCCTGTCGTACCTGCGCGAGCTGGATGACCGCCGTGCGACCGTGCTCAAGAGCATTGACGAACAAGGTAAGCTGACCGACGCGTTGCGCGCAGCCATTGCCGCCGCGCCGACTAAACAAGAGCTGGAAGACATCTACCTGCCCTTCAAGCAAAAGCGCCGTACCAAGGGCCAGATCGCGCGGGAGTTTGGCATCGAGCCCTTGGCCGACAAGCTGTTTGCCGACCCCACCCTCGACCCTGCTGCAGAGGCCGCAGCCTTTACCAAGCCGCCCGAGGTGCTGGACGACGGCAAGCCGGGAGCCGATTTTTCCACCGTGCCCGCCGTGCTCGACGGCGTGCGCGACATCCTCAGCGAGCGCTGGGCCGAAGACCCCGCCCTGTTGCAGAGCCTGCGCGAGTGGCTGTGGGCTGAAGGCCTGCTGCGCAGCAAGAAGGTGGAAGGCAAGAACGAGAATGACCCCGAGGTCTCCAAGTTTCGCGACTACTTCGAGTATGACGAGCCCATCGGCCGCGTGCCTTCGCACCGCGCGCTGGCCGTGTTCCGCGGCCGGGGGCTGGAGATACTGGAAGCCAAGCTGGTATTGCCCGTGGAGCCAGAACCTGGCAAGCCCAGCCTGGCCGAAGGCAAGATTGCCCTGCACCTGGGCTGGAGCCACGCAGGCCGCAAGGCCGACGACCTGATCCGCAAGTGCGTGGCCTGGACCTGGCGCGTGAAGCTCAGCCTCTCGACCGAGCGCGACCTGTTTGCCCGCCTGCGCGACGACGCCGAGAAGGTGGCGATCAAGGTATTTGCCGACAACCTGCGCGACCTGCTGCTGGCCGCGCCCGCCGGCCCGCGCGTGGTGATGGGGCTGGACCCCGGCATCCGCACCGGCGTGAAGGTGGCCGTGGTGGATGCCACCGGCAAACTGGTGGAGACAGCCACGGTGTACCCCCACGAGCCCAAGCGCGACTGGGATGGCTCGCTGTTCACGCTGGCCAAGCTGGTGGAAAAACACGGCGTGAACCTGATCGCCATTGGCAACGGCACAGCCAGCCGCGAGACCGACAAGCTGGCCGCTGACCTGATCAAGATGGCTGCCAAGGCCGAGCGCGCCATCGAGAAGGTGGTGGTGAGCGAAGCCGGTGCGTCCGTCTATTCCGCTAGCGAATACGCCTCGCAAGAGATGCCCGATGTGGACGTGAGCCTGCGTGGCGCGGCCTCCATCGCCCGCCGTTTGCAGGACCCGCTGGCCGAGCTGGTGAAGATCGACCCCAAGAGCATCGGCGTAGGCCAGTACCAGCACGACGTGAACCAGAGCGAGCTGGCGCGCACGCTGGGCACGGTGGTGGAAGACTGCGTGAACTCGGTGGGTGTGGACCTGAACACGGCCAGCGTGCCGCTGCTCAGCCGCGTGTCGGGCCTGTCGGGCAGTGTGGCCAAGGCGGTGGTGCGCTGGCGCGAGGCCAATGGCGCGTTCAAGAGCCGCAAGCAGCTCATGGACGTGGCGGGCCTGGGCGCCAAGACGTTCGAGCAGAGCGCGGGCTTTCTGCGCATCCGCGGGGGCGACAACCCCCTCGATATGACCGGCGTGCACCCCGAAACCTATCCCGTGGTCGAGCAGATCATGGAAAAGACCGGTAAGCCCGTGGCCGAGCTGATGGGTCGCGCCGACATGCTCAAGACCCTCAAGCCCGAGCTGTTTGCCAACGAGAAGTTTGGTGTGATCACCGTCAAGGACATCCTGGCCGAGCTGGAAAAGCCCGGCCGCGACCCGCGCCCGGACTTCAAGGTGGCGCGCTTCAACGACGGCGTGGAAGACATCAAGGATTTGAAGGAAGGCATGATCCTGGAAGGCACGGTGAGCAACGTGGCCCAGTTCGGCGCCTTCATCGACCTGGGAGTGCACCAGGACGGCCTGGTGCATGTGAGCCAGCTGGCGCACAAGTTCGTGAACGACGCCCGTGAAGTGGTCAAGACCGGCGACATTGTCAAGGTCAAGGTCATGGAAGTGGACGTGGAGCGCAAGCGCATCGGCCTGTCGATGAAGCTGGGCGATGCACCGCCGCGCCAGGGCGGCGACCGGGGTGCGCCGCGGGACAACCGCTTTGAAGGCGCTGGCCGAGGCTACGCGCAGCCACAGCGCCGCGCACCCGAGCCCTCACAGCAGTCGGCCATGGCGTCGGCCTTTGCCAAGCTGCAACAGGTCAAGGGCCGTTGA
- a CDS encoding isovaleryl-CoA dehydrogenase, with protein MTSMPVASVARTHDVFNQSTPWADVNLFTTNAPLQSALRLHAPGLPVAGLTALGAEMGSADMQAHARLANTHKPQLRTHDRFGHRTDVVEFHPSYHALMGAALRHGLHATPWTRQDTAHAHLERAAGFMLFTEAEPSVLCPVSMSYAVTPALRGNGAVWADWSKGLASTQYDPRLALYSQKSALTMGMGMTEKQGGSDVRANTTQAVADGDDAWGARYRLTGHKWFFSAPMCDAFLVLAQAPGGLTCFFLPRVLPDGTVNAIRIQRLKDKLGNHANASSEVEFIDAMAWRVGQEGRGVAQILEMGTMTRLDCALGTSGLMRQALCIALHHTRQRSAFGKKLIEQPLMRNVLADLALESEAATALSMRLASAFDHKDQSEHEATMARLLTPVAKFWVCKRGSVFAQEAMECLGGNGYVEEGGEGVMARIYREMPLNSIWEGAGNIMALDLMRAVRRADTAAALDAELAPARGSHPALDRLAGALPLRVDAMTTEAEARRLAQDVALAMQAALLLRSAPGAVFRAFCDSRLSGDWGYSFGTLGAGANLDAILARALPA; from the coding sequence ATGACGTCAATGCCCGTTGCCTCCGTCGCCCGCACCCATGACGTGTTCAACCAGAGCACGCCCTGGGCCGATGTGAACCTGTTCACCACCAACGCGCCGCTGCAGTCCGCACTGCGCCTGCATGCCCCCGGCCTGCCGGTGGCGGGCCTCACGGCGCTGGGGGCAGAGATGGGCTCGGCCGACATGCAGGCCCATGCGCGGCTGGCCAACACCCATAAGCCGCAGCTGCGCACGCATGACCGCTTTGGCCACCGCACCGACGTGGTGGAGTTCCACCCCAGTTACCACGCGCTGATGGGCGCGGCCCTGCGCCACGGCCTGCACGCCACGCCGTGGACGCGGCAGGACACCGCCCACGCCCACCTGGAGCGCGCGGCCGGCTTCATGCTGTTTACCGAGGCCGAGCCTTCGGTGCTGTGCCCGGTGTCGATGAGCTATGCCGTCACGCCCGCACTGCGGGGCAACGGTGCCGTGTGGGCCGACTGGAGCAAAGGTCTGGCCAGCACGCAGTACGACCCGCGCCTGGCCCTGTACTCGCAAAAATCTGCGCTCACCATGGGCATGGGCATGACCGAAAAGCAGGGCGGATCGGACGTGCGCGCCAACACCACGCAGGCGGTGGCCGATGGCGACGACGCCTGGGGTGCGCGCTACCGGCTGACGGGGCACAAATGGTTCTTCTCGGCACCCATGTGCGATGCCTTCCTGGTGCTGGCGCAGGCGCCGGGCGGGCTCACGTGCTTCTTTTTGCCGCGCGTGCTGCCCGACGGCACCGTGAACGCCATCCGCATCCAGCGCCTCAAAGACAAGCTGGGCAACCACGCCAACGCCAGCTCCGAGGTCGAGTTCATCGACGCCATGGCCTGGCGCGTGGGCCAGGAGGGCCGGGGCGTGGCGCAGATCCTGGAGATGGGCACCATGACGCGGCTCGACTGCGCTTTGGGCACCAGCGGCCTCATGCGCCAGGCGCTCTGCATTGCGCTGCACCACACGCGCCAGCGCTCGGCCTTTGGCAAGAAGCTCATCGAGCAGCCGCTGATGCGCAATGTGCTGGCCGACCTGGCGCTGGAAAGCGAAGCGGCCACGGCCCTTTCGATGCGACTTGCCAGCGCGTTTGACCACAAGGACCAGAGCGAGCACGAAGCCACCATGGCCCGCCTGCTCACGCCGGTGGCCAAGTTCTGGGTGTGCAAGCGCGGCAGCGTGTTTGCACAGGAGGCCATGGAATGCCTGGGCGGCAACGGCTACGTGGAGGAGGGCGGCGAAGGCGTGATGGCCCGCATCTACCGCGAGATGCCGCTCAACTCCATCTGGGAAGGCGCGGGCAACATCATGGCGCTCGACCTGATGCGGGCGGTGCGCCGCGCCGACACCGCTGCCGCACTGGACGCAGAGCTGGCGCCGGCACGCGGCTCCCACCCGGCGCTGGATCGCCTGGCGGGCGCACTGCCGCTGCGCGTAGACGCCATGACCACCGAGGCCGAGGCCCGCCGCCTGGCGCAGGACGTGGCCCTGGCCATGCAGGCCGCGCTGCTGCTGCGCAGTGCGCCCGGTGCCGTGTTTCGCGCGTTCTGCGACTCGCGTCTGTCCGGCGACTGGGGCTACAGCTTTGGCACGCTGGGCGCGGGCGCGAACCTGGACGCTATCCTGGCCCGCGCACTCCCGGCCTGA
- a CDS encoding GGDEF domain-containing protein, producing the protein MSPERQRLIRLLFDEYIEMYAARDARLVTRFSDSFSGFAGSSDQLVKSRSEWVDVTLQDFGQVPGRIGIDVVDLWPQELSEDVVAVTAFFHIHLPIPDALFARETARLVLVFRLEGDDWKIAHSSISIPYGLARDGEVYPVGRLQQRNRELEALVQERTEALALANQRLQLISNTDGLTGIANRRHFDQTLAHEWARAQRAQTPLSLVMLDVDVFKHFNDHYGHLAGDKCLQALALTLVQTGGRRDGDLVARFGGEEFVVLLPASDTPAAMDVAQRIQQAIHALALPHEGAPHGIVTMSLGVATLVPQRDQAEQELVRRADRAMYRAKQGGRNRIERAPD; encoded by the coding sequence ATGTCCCCGGAACGCCAACGGCTGATTCGTCTGCTGTTCGATGAATACATCGAGATGTATGCCGCGCGGGATGCAAGGCTGGTAACGCGTTTCAGCGACAGCTTCAGCGGGTTTGCGGGCAGCAGCGATCAGCTCGTCAAAAGCCGCAGCGAGTGGGTTGACGTGACGCTGCAGGACTTCGGTCAGGTCCCGGGTCGAATCGGTATCGACGTGGTGGACCTCTGGCCTCAGGAGTTGAGCGAAGACGTAGTGGCGGTCACCGCGTTTTTTCACATTCACCTGCCCATTCCCGATGCGCTGTTCGCGCGCGAGACGGCGCGGCTCGTGCTGGTGTTCCGCCTTGAAGGCGACGACTGGAAGATTGCACACAGCAGCATTTCCATCCCCTACGGCCTGGCGCGTGACGGCGAGGTGTACCCGGTGGGCCGGCTGCAGCAGCGCAACCGGGAGCTGGAAGCGCTGGTGCAGGAGCGCACCGAGGCCCTGGCCTTGGCCAATCAACGGCTGCAGCTGATCAGCAACACCGATGGACTGACCGGCATTGCCAACCGCCGCCATTTTGACCAGACCCTGGCGCACGAATGGGCCCGCGCCCAGCGGGCACAAACGCCCCTGTCCCTTGTCATGCTCGATGTGGATGTCTTCAAGCACTTCAACGACCACTACGGGCATCTGGCCGGCGACAAATGCCTGCAGGCGCTGGCCCTGACCCTGGTCCAGACGGGCGGACGACGCGACGGCGACCTCGTGGCGCGCTTTGGGGGCGAAGAGTTTGTGGTGCTGTTGCCCGCGTCGGACACACCGGCTGCCATGGACGTGGCCCAGCGCATACAGCAGGCCATCCACGCGCTGGCGCTGCCACATGAGGGAGCCCCGCACGGCATCGTGACCATGAGTTTGGGTGTGGCCACGCTGGTGCCTCAGCGAGACCAGGCAGAGCAGGAACTGGTGCGCCGCGCCGATCGCGCCATGTACCGGGCCAAGCAGGGCGGCCGTAACCGCATTGAGCGGGCACCGGACTGA
- a CDS encoding NADP-dependent oxidoreductase — translation MPRNQQIVLDNRPQGEAVASNFKLVATDTPALKDGEVLVRHHYLSLDPYMRGRMNESKSYAASQGLGEVMIGGTVGEVAESKHPKYAVGDKVVGMGGWQEYSVVDGNAVGALRKVDTTHVPLSHYLGAVGMPGVTAWYGLVKIIAPKAGETVVVSAATGAVGSAFAALAKARGCRVVGIAGGPDKCKYATEELGFDVCIDHREHGDLKSMSKALKEACPNGIDGYFENVGGYILDAVLLRSNAFARVAVCGMIAGYDGQPLPLQNPALILINRMKVEGFIVSEHMEVWPEALKELGMLVGTGKLRPRETVAEGIAAAPEAFLGLLKGKNFGKQLVKLA, via the coding sequence ATGCCACGCAACCAGCAAATCGTTCTCGACAACCGCCCGCAGGGCGAAGCCGTGGCCAGCAACTTCAAGCTGGTCGCCACTGACACGCCTGCGCTGAAAGACGGAGAAGTGCTGGTGCGCCACCACTACCTGAGCCTGGACCCGTACATGCGCGGCCGCATGAACGAGAGCAAGAGCTACGCCGCGTCGCAAGGCCTGGGCGAAGTGATGATTGGTGGCACCGTGGGCGAGGTGGCCGAGAGCAAGCATCCCAAGTACGCCGTGGGCGACAAGGTGGTGGGCATGGGCGGCTGGCAGGAGTACAGCGTGGTCGACGGCAACGCCGTGGGTGCGCTGCGCAAGGTCGATACCACCCATGTGCCGCTGTCGCACTACCTGGGCGCAGTCGGCATGCCCGGTGTGACCGCCTGGTACGGCCTGGTCAAGATCATTGCCCCCAAGGCGGGCGAAACCGTGGTGGTGAGCGCCGCTACGGGCGCCGTGGGCAGCGCGTTTGCCGCCCTGGCCAAGGCCCGCGGCTGCCGCGTGGTGGGCATTGCAGGCGGCCCCGACAAGTGCAAGTACGCCACCGAAGAGCTGGGCTTTGACGTGTGCATCGACCACCGCGAGCACGGCGACCTCAAGTCCATGTCGAAGGCGCTGAAGGAAGCGTGCCCGAACGGCATCGACGGCTACTTTGAAAACGTGGGCGGCTACATCCTCGATGCGGTCCTGCTGCGTTCCAACGCCTTTGCGCGCGTCGCGGTGTGCGGAATGATCGCCGGTTACGACGGCCAGCCGCTGCCGCTGCAGAACCCGGCGCTCATCCTCATCAACCGCATGAAGGTCGAGGGCTTCATCGTCAGCGAGCACATGGAAGTGTGGCCCGAGGCGCTGAAGGAACTGGGCATGCTGGTGGGCACCGGCAAGCTGCGCCCGCGCGAGACCGTGGCCGAGGGCATTGCCGCGGCGCCCGAAGCCTTCCTGGGCCTGCTCAAGGGCAAGAACTTCGGCAAGCAGCTCGTCAAGCTGGCATGA
- a CDS encoding SDR family oxidoreductase, with the protein MIDNFSGKTAVLTGAGSGFGLECARIGARLGMNLVLVDVQQDALDAAAAEMQAAGSQVLARKVDVSNAAQMEQLAADVQQRFGAPHLVFNNAGVGAGGLVWENSVKDWEWVLGVNLMGVVHGVRLFTPMMLAAAKADPAWRGHIVNTASMAGLLNAPNMGIYNVSKHAVVSLSETLYQDLSLVTDQISASVLCPYFVPTGISQSHRNRPQDMAVEKPTKSQLIGQAMSDKAVGSGKVTAAEVAQKVFDAAAQGQFYIYSHPKALASVQTRMEDVMMGRNPTDPFAAKPELGAQLRAALRAD; encoded by the coding sequence ATGATCGACAATTTTTCCGGCAAAACCGCCGTCCTCACTGGCGCTGGCTCAGGCTTTGGCCTCGAATGCGCGCGCATTGGCGCCCGCCTGGGCATGAACCTTGTCCTCGTCGACGTGCAGCAGGACGCCCTGGACGCAGCCGCCGCCGAGATGCAGGCCGCAGGCAGCCAGGTGCTGGCCCGCAAGGTGGATGTATCGAACGCCGCGCAGATGGAGCAGCTGGCTGCCGATGTGCAGCAGCGCTTTGGCGCGCCGCACCTGGTGTTCAACAACGCCGGCGTGGGCGCGGGTGGCCTGGTGTGGGAGAACTCGGTGAAAGACTGGGAATGGGTGCTGGGCGTGAACCTGATGGGCGTGGTCCACGGTGTGCGCCTGTTCACCCCCATGATGCTGGCCGCCGCCAAGGCCGACCCCGCCTGGCGTGGCCACATCGTCAATACGGCCAGCATGGCCGGGCTGCTCAACGCGCCCAACATGGGCATCTACAACGTGAGCAAACACGCGGTGGTGAGCCTGTCGGAAACGCTATACCAGGACTTGTCGCTGGTCACCGACCAGATCAGCGCCAGCGTGCTGTGCCCGTACTTCGTGCCCACGGGCATCAGCCAGAGCCATCGCAACCGGCCGCAGGACATGGCGGTGGAGAAGCCCACCAAGAGCCAGCTCATCGGCCAGGCCATGAGCGACAAGGCCGTGGGCAGCGGCAAGGTGACCGCCGCCGAGGTGGCGCAAAAAGTGTTTGACGCAGCGGCCCAAGGCCAGTTCTACATCTACAGCCACCCCAAGGCCCTGGCCTCAGTGCAGACGCGCATGGAAGACGTGATGATGGGCCGCAACCCCACCGACCCGTTTGCTGCCAAGCCCGAGCTGGGCGCGCAACTGCGCGCGGCGCTGCGGGCCGATTGA
- a CDS encoding GNAT family N-acetyltransferase, giving the protein MTLRWVWARFDDLGVHALHDALALRCKVFILEQGPYQDPDAADKQSYHLLGYDASVALHACLRVVDPGVNYPEPSIGRVVTAKEARGNGTGRALMQEGIARCHQVWPGQGIRISAQAHLQPFYGSLGFVAVSGEYLEDDIPHIEMLKSA; this is encoded by the coding sequence ATGACACTTCGCTGGGTCTGGGCCCGCTTTGATGACCTGGGCGTGCATGCGCTGCATGACGCCCTGGCCCTGCGCTGCAAGGTCTTCATTCTGGAGCAGGGCCCTTACCAGGACCCGGACGCGGCGGACAAGCAGTCGTACCACCTGCTGGGCTACGACGCGTCAGTCGCGCTGCACGCCTGCCTGCGTGTGGTGGATCCGGGGGTGAACTACCCCGAGCCTTCCATCGGCCGCGTGGTCACCGCCAAGGAGGCGCGCGGCAACGGCACGGGCCGGGCACTGATGCAGGAGGGCATTGCCCGCTGCCACCAGGTATGGCCAGGGCAGGGCATTCGCATCAGCGCGCAGGCCCACCTGCAGCCCTTCTACGGCAGCCTGGGTTTTGTGGCTGTGTCCGGCGAATACCTCGAAGACGATATCCCCCACATCGAGATGCTGAAAAGCGCCTGA
- a CDS encoding methylated-DNA--[protein]-cysteine S-methyltransferase, translating to MPDAAPGHGHALFDTAMGTCGMAWGPGGIVAVQLPEADAEATRARLLRSHAHCAQPAEPPATVRSAIEGIQALLAGQPRDLCEVLLDMSGISPFHQQVYAIARAIPPGRTRTYGEVAEQIGSKGLSRAVGQALGLNPFAPVVPCHRVLAAGDRPGGFSASGGALTKLRMLQMEGACPGGTPSLFDW from the coding sequence GTGCCTGATGCCGCCCCTGGCCACGGCCATGCGCTGTTCGACACCGCCATGGGCACCTGCGGCATGGCCTGGGGCCCGGGCGGCATCGTGGCCGTGCAGCTGCCCGAGGCGGATGCCGAGGCGACCCGGGCGCGATTGCTGCGCAGCCATGCCCACTGTGCGCAGCCTGCGGAGCCCCCCGCCACTGTGCGCAGCGCCATCGAGGGCATCCAGGCGTTGCTCGCCGGGCAGCCGCGCGACCTGTGCGAGGTGCTGCTCGACATGTCCGGCATCTCGCCGTTTCACCAGCAGGTGTATGCCATTGCCCGGGCCATACCGCCGGGCCGCACGCGCACCTATGGCGAGGTGGCCGAACAGATCGGCAGCAAGGGCCTTTCGCGCGCCGTGGGGCAGGCGCTGGGTCTGAACCCCTTTGCGCCGGTGGTGCCCTGCCATCGGGTGCTGGCGGCAGGCGACCGGCCAGGCGGCTTTTCGGCATCTGGCGGTGCGCTGACCAAGCTGCGCATGCTGCAGATGGAAGGCGCGTGCCCGGGTGGAACACCATCGCTGTTTGATTGGTAA
- a CDS encoding glutathione S-transferase family protein, with amino-acid sequence MSHLILHHYPSSPFSEKIRLALGYKQLAWKSVIIPSVMPKPDVVALTGGYRKTPFLQIGADIYCDSALICDVLEHEQPEPVLYPPHLKGVARVFAQWADTTLFWAAMAYNLQPKGAAVLFAQLPAEAAQVFAADRRAMSGNMQRHRPEDATAAYRSYLRRIAHMVEEHDFLFGTEPCVADFATYHPLWFTRQCVPLMSEIFAATPAVLEWMDRMAALGHGRMERFSAQDAITVAAGMDPLPLVGDVFQDEHGIPLGSQVTIAAETFGTEPTEGELVAATRTRYTLRRTDPRAGTVHVHFPRIGYALRAVAG; translated from the coding sequence ATGTCCCACCTCATCCTGCACCACTACCCCTCGTCGCCGTTCTCCGAAAAGATCCGGCTGGCGCTGGGCTACAAGCAACTGGCCTGGAAGTCGGTCATCATCCCCAGCGTCATGCCCAAGCCCGATGTGGTGGCGCTCACGGGCGGCTATCGCAAGACGCCGTTCCTGCAGATCGGTGCCGACATCTACTGCGACTCGGCCCTGATCTGCGATGTGCTGGAGCACGAACAGCCCGAGCCCGTGCTGTACCCGCCGCACCTCAAGGGCGTGGCGCGTGTGTTTGCGCAGTGGGCCGACACCACGCTGTTCTGGGCTGCCATGGCCTACAACCTGCAGCCCAAGGGGGCTGCCGTGTTGTTTGCCCAGTTGCCCGCCGAAGCCGCCCAGGTGTTTGCAGCCGACCGCCGCGCCATGAGCGGCAACATGCAGCGCCACCGGCCCGAGGACGCCACCGCGGCCTACCGTTCGTACCTGCGCCGCATTGCGCACATGGTTGAAGAGCACGACTTCCTGTTTGGCACCGAACCCTGCGTGGCCGACTTTGCCACCTACCACCCGCTGTGGTTCACGCGCCAGTGCGTGCCGCTGATGTCCGAAATCTTTGCCGCCACCCCCGCGGTGCTGGAGTGGATGGACCGCATGGCCGCGCTGGGCCATGGCCGTATGGAGCGGTTCAGTGCGCAGGACGCGATCACCGTGGCCGCCGGCATGGACCCATTGCCACTGGTGGGGGATGTATTCCAGGACGAGCACGGCATCCCGCTGGGCAGCCAGGTCACGATTGCTGCTGAGACCTTTGGCACCGAGCCCACCGAGGGCGAGCTGGTTGCTGCCACCCGCACCCGCTACACGTTGCGCCGCACCGACCCGCGCGCGGGCACGGTGCATGTGCACTTTCCGCGCATCGGTTATGCGCTGCGGGCGGTGGCGGGCTGA
- a CDS encoding DUF72 domain-containing protein: MQDDLFGGDIPTPPPAPAKAAQQPRNALKGPQDAPAPRKRTAAAVAPAVFDDALLALGTALPPLAHLGTSSWTYPGWQGLVWEGSPSESQLSRQGLAVYAQHPLFRTVSIDRGFYRPLTVSEYERYASQVPDNFRFVVKAPSLVTDALVRSEDGRGRQPNTAFLDPQLARTEFVEPALQGLGHKIGALVFQLSPLPLAQLDRMHEVLARLHTMLAAQPRVSESTPGGVLAVEVRDPEWLTPDFAAVLRDTGATYCLGLHAKMPSLAEQLPVLRALWPGPLVCRWNLNPVHGPHGYEDAQRIYAPYDRLHHPDLSTRAELARVIAAVTRGGQNAYVAISNHAEGCAPLTVRGVAEALAAVPGKASD, translated from the coding sequence ATGCAAGACGACCTGTTTGGCGGAGATATCCCGACACCACCGCCCGCTCCTGCCAAAGCCGCGCAACAGCCTCGCAACGCGCTCAAAGGCCCGCAGGATGCGCCGGCTCCGCGCAAGCGCACGGCTGCAGCCGTGGCCCCGGCAGTGTTCGACGACGCGCTGCTGGCCCTGGGCACGGCCCTGCCACCGCTCGCCCACCTGGGTACTTCGTCCTGGACCTACCCGGGCTGGCAGGGTCTGGTGTGGGAAGGCAGCCCGTCCGAATCACAACTGTCGCGCCAGGGCCTGGCCGTGTATGCGCAGCACCCGCTGTTTCGCACCGTCAGCATCGACCGGGGCTTTTACCGCCCGCTCACGGTGAGCGAATACGAGCGCTACGCATCGCAGGTGCCCGACAACTTCCGCTTTGTGGTGAAGGCGCCCAGCCTGGTCACCGATGCGCTGGTGCGCAGCGAGGACGGCCGGGGGCGACAGCCCAACACCGCGTTCCTCGACCCGCAGCTGGCACGCACGGAATTTGTGGAGCCCGCGCTGCAGGGGCTCGGGCACAAGATCGGCGCGCTGGTGTTCCAGCTCAGCCCCCTGCCGCTGGCGCAGCTCGATCGCATGCATGAGGTACTGGCGCGCCTGCACACCATGCTGGCCGCCCAGCCACGGGTGTCAGAGAGCACACCGGGGGGCGTGCTGGCCGTGGAAGTGCGCGACCCTGAGTGGCTCACACCCGACTTTGCCGCGGTGCTGCGCGACACCGGCGCAACCTACTGCCTGGGCCTGCACGCCAAGATGCCGTCCCTGGCCGAGCAACTGCCGGTGCTGCGTGCGCTGTGGCCAGGGCCCCTGGTGTGCCGCTGGAACCTCAACCCGGTGCACGGCCCGCATGGCTACGAAGACGCGCAGCGCATTTACGCCCCCTATGACCGCCTCCACCATCCCGACCTATCCACCCGTGCCGAACTTGCCAGGGTGATCGCCGCGGTCACGCGCGGGGGACAGAACGCCTATGTGGCCATCAGCAACCACGCCGAAGGCTGCGCGCCGCTGACGGTGCGGGGCGTGGCAGAAGCCCTGGCCGCGGTTCCGGGGAAAGCATCGGACTGA